GTTCTCTTTCTGGAATTAAAGTTGTGTTATAATCTTTTCCTCCTTCTGCGGCACCGTAACCCACATAATGTTTTGCGCAAGCTGCAATTGAGTTTGGGTTACTAATATCATTTCCTTGAAATCCTTTAACCATTGCAACGCCCATTTTGCTTGCTAATAATGGATCTTCTCCGCAAGATTCGGCAATTCTTCCCCAGCGAGGATCGCGGGAAATATCAAGCATTGGTGCAAATGTCCAGTGAATAAAATCTTCGGCAGCTTCTCGCGCAGCCATTTTTGCGCCTTTTTCAACAAGTTCCGGATTCCATGATGCAGCTTGTCCTAAAGGAATTGGCAGCATTGTTTTAAATCCATGAATTACATCTCTACCGAAAATTAAAGGAATTCCCAAACGTGATTCCATTGCGGCTTTTTGAAGTTTTGTTCTTTCGGCAATTCCTCCGGCATTTAAAAATGAACCGGAATTTCCTTTTTTTGTATCTTCCAAAATTTCATTATTAAAAGCCCACAAAGTATTTTGCTGCATTTGTCCAATTTTTTCTTCCAAAGTCATTTTACTTAATAAATCATTTATTCTATCCTCAATATTTGCTTTTGGGTCTTTGTAAATTTGACCAAAAACAATGGTTGTGGCAAAAAGAATATAAAACAATGCGAATAATTTTTTCAATTTTAAGTTCTCCATAATTTAATTTATTATTTAAAATCAACATTTATACCATAAGAATATCTTTTAATTTGAAATAAAAAACGAAAAATTTAGCGAGATGTAAAAATTTTCTTATCATTTTTGTAATAAATAGTTATTATAATAATAAGAAATTATTGTTAATATTTTTATAAAGGAATTGAAATGAAAATGTTGAAAAATAAAATTGTATTTATAACCGGAGCTTCTTCCGGAATTGGTAAAGCCTGTGCATTTGCATTTGCAGAACAAGGAGCAAAACTTATAATTTCTGCAAGAAGGGCAAACATTATAGAAAAAGTTGCCGATGAAATTAGAACAAATTATAAAGTTGAGGTTTTTGCTCACAAACTTGATGTGAAAAATAAAAAGGAAGTTGAATGGACAATAAATTCACTTCCAAATGAATGGAAAAAAATTGATATTCTTGTAAATAATGCGGGCTTAGCACAAGGAATGGCAAAAATTTATGAGGATGATATTAATAATTGGGAAGCTATGATTGACACAAATATTAAAGGATTGCTTTATGTAACTCGTTCTATTGTACCGGGAATGGTTGAAAGAAAAAGCGGACATGTAATAAATATTGGCTCAACTGCGGGACATGAAGCATATCCAAAAGGTCACGTTTATTGTGCAACAAAACATGCCGTAAATGGAATAACAAAATCATTAAGAATGGATGTTGTTGATAAAAATATTAGAGTCAGCACAGTTGATCCGGGAGCGGTTGAAACAAATTTTAGCAATATTCGTTTTTTTGGCGATAAAGAAAAAGCTAAAAATATGTATAAAGGAATTATTCCGTTAGTTGCGGAAGATGTTGCAGAAGCTGTATTATTTTGCGCAACTCGTCCAGCTCATGCAAACATTGCAGAAATTATTATGATGCCCACACAACAAGCTAGTGCAATTGTTTTCCATCGAACTGAGTGAGTAAAAAAGTTAAAAGGTAAAAGTCAAAAACGAAAAGTAAAATAAGAAAAGAAAGACAAAAAACTTGAGAAGCCGAAACGAAAATAAATAAAAAACTTAAAGATTTATTAAAACAAAAGATGCGATTTGAAATCGCATCTTTTTGTAAGATTAGCAAAATTATAATTGCGGACCGGCAGCTACTAAGTTCTTTCCTTCTTCGTTATCAGTATACTGTTCAAAATTCTTTATAAATAATCCGGCTAATTCTTTTGCTTTATTTTCCCAATCTTGCGGATTTGCATAAGTATCTCTTGGATCAAGAATTTTTGGATCAACATCATGTAAAAATGTTGGAACGGTAAAATTAAAAATTGGAATTTGTTTAGTTTCGGATTTCTCAATTGAACCATCAAGAATTGCATCAATAATTGCTCTTGTATCTTTTATAGAAATTCTTTTTCCGCTTCCATTCCAACCAGTATTAACCAAATAAGCCTCAGATCCGTGTTTTTCCATTTTTTTAACTAATTCTTCCCCATATTTTGTTGGATGTAAACTTAAAAATGCTTTTCCAAAACATGCAGAAAATGTTGGCTGAGGTGAAGTAACTCCTCTTTCAGTTCCGGCTAATTTTGCCGTAAATCCAGATAAAAAGTGATATTTGGTCTGATCTGGGCTTAATTTAGAAACTGGAGGCATAACTCCATAAGCATCAGCAGTTAAGAATATTACTTTTGTTGCATGTCCCGCTTTGGAAATCGGTTTTACAATATTGTTAATATGATAAATTGGGTAAGAAACTCGCGTATTATTTGTAACAGAGCCATCATTAAAATCTATTTTTCCATTTTCATCTACTGTAACATTTTCCAACAAAGCATCTCTTTTAATTGCTGCGTAAATATCGGGCTCGGATTCGATATCCAAATTAATTGTTTTTGCGTAACAGCCTCCTTCAAAATTGAAAACTCCATCATCATCCCAACCATGTTCATCATCGCCAATTAATTCTCTTTTTGGATCCGTAGAAAGTGTTGTTTTTCCGGTTCCGGAAAGACCAAAGAAAATTGCAACATCGCCTTCTTTTCCTTTATTTGCGGAACAATGCATTGATGAAATTCCACGCAATGGTAAATAATAATTCATCATTGCGAACATTCCTTTTTTCATTTCACCGCCGTACCAAGTTCCACCAATTACTTGCATTTTCTCAGTTAAATTAAATACTGTGAAGACTTCGGAATTTAGTTTGTGTTCTTGCCATTTTGCATTTGATGTTTTAGATCCGTTCATAATAACAAAATCCGGTTCTCCGAAATTTTTTAACTCTTCTTCGGTTGGTCTTATAAACATATTTGTTACAAAATGTGCTTGCCAAGCAACTTCCATAATAAAGCGAACTTTTAATCTGGAATCTTCATTTGCGCCGCAGAAAGCATCTACTACATATAAATCTTTATTGGAAAGTTGATCAGTTACGGTTTTTTTCAAATCATACCAAACCTCAGTGGTTATTGGTTTGTTATCATTTTTTGCTTTATCGGATGTCCACCAAATTGTGTCTTTTGTTGTTTCATCCTTTACAATATATTTATCTTTTGGCGAGCGTCCGGTAAAAACTCCGGTCATTACATTTACTGCACCAAGTTCAGTTAAATATGCTTTTTCATAACCTTGAAGATTCGGATTTGTTTCGTGATCGAAAAGTTCATCGAACGAAAGATTATAAAATATTTGTTTTGTGCTCGTTATGCCGTACTTATTTAAATCTATACCACTCATATAGTTTTCTCCATGTGAATTTTAGGAAATGGTTGGTTTTTAATAATGAGGAATTAAAAAAAAACCTTTGACGATTATAAATTATTTTCGGATGTAAAATTATTAAAATTTGTATAATAGAGCAATGAAAAAAAGACACTTCTGACTTATATCATAATTAATTCGATTATTTTTGCATAATATTACATATCCATAAAATTTGAAAAATAGCCATGTGTTTTTTATCACATCTATTTAAACTATCATCCCTTTATTATTGTTTAATATATTTATTTATAAGTTAAATTAGCATTAAAGTGTATGCAAAGTAATTCCGAAATAGAAAAATTTATTGAGCGGGCAAATATTAATCTTCATAATTTATTTGAAGTTTTACCGGTTGGTGCTATTTTCATAAGTGAAAAGTGGAATGTTATTTCAATAAATTCTATTGCGCAGAAAATAATTTGTCAGAATAAAGATATTCAAATTGATAAAGATGCAAATATTTTCTCTCATTATTTTCTTTCATCAATTCTTCCGTTAAATAAAATTTTGGGATTGAAAAGCGGAAATAATTTTGAAGAAGAAATTAATGAATTAACCAATATTCAAAATTCATCAGAAAAAATTTTTATAAAAGGAATTTCTTTTATAGAAGAAAATAATTTTAAAGGCGGATTACTTTTATTTCAAAAAGTAAATATTAATTCTGAAAATAATTTTGATGTTTCAAATCAATATTCAATTTCGCAATTATTAAGGAATATTTGTTCGTGTTATTTAATTGCGGATTTATCAGGAAAAATTATTTTAAGAACGGATAGCAATGATACTTGCAGTGAAAATATTAATTCCTCTGGAAATACAATTGAAAGTATTTTTAATAATGAGCAAAACATAATAATTAAGAAATTTATTGAAAGAGCAATTGCAGAAAATTCCAACCAAAATTTTGAATTGATTTTTTATTCGGATATTGAAACATTTACTTATAAAACGGTCATTGTTCCGCTTAATAACAACAAGGGCGATGTGATTTCGCTATTATTTTTATTCAAAGAAAAAAATTATTTAAATAATGATACGGCAGAATATTTGAGTAACGCTAAAGAACTACAAATTTATAAAACATTTACTTCAGCTGGCTCAGAAGCATTTTTCAAAACTAATTTAAATGGAATAATTACATATTGGTCAAACAACGCAGAACTACTTTTCATCAAGAAAAATGATGATGTTGTTGATCAATTTTTGGAAGAAATTTTTCCCGAGTTGAATAAAAATAATTTTGACAAATTAAGAAGTGAACTTATAACTTTAGGCAGCTGGGAAGGCGAGTTGAAGCATTTAATTAACGGAACAGAATTCGCAGCAAAAACAAAAGTTAAACTTCACAAAACGAATAGATTTAGTGAATTATTATTTTATTGCGATAAAGTAAATGTTCAGCTTCAAAAATTAAATTATGCAAAAGAGGAAGAAAATAATTTCTTTAGAGAAACAGTTTTAAAATCCTATGAAATGATTCTTCAAGCAAATCCTTACGGCACAATACTTTTTGCAAATGAAAAATTTTGTAATATTTTTGGTTACGAACTTGATGAAATTAGAGGAATTGCTTTTCTTGATTTAGTAGATAGAAGTTACAGATTAGAAAATGATTTAAGTGATTTTTCAACTGCGGTTTATAAAAAATCTTTTGAACATTTACCAATGATTACTAAACTTGGTAAAATGTTAGATATAAAATCAAATACAAACATTTCGCTTTCCGGAACGAATTTAAAATATTTTACAATTTACCTTTCCGTTATTGATTATGGCAAACAGCTTGATTCTGAAATTTCCGAAACATTATTAGAAAATTTTCCGGGAGCAATTGCTGTACTAAAACATAATTTCATTATTGAGTTAAACAAAACATTTGAAGAATTAATTGGTTCCAAATTGTATTTGCTTAACAATGGAATTTCGAAAATTATAAATCCTAACTTTAAAGAAGAATTTGAGAAATTTATAATTGATGAAAAACAAAAACATCATGAAAATCTTATTCCAATTATTACGGAAGATGGAAAAGAAATTGAAGTAAGATTCGAAAAAATTTATATCAACAAAGAAAAAAATATTGTTGTATTAAGCATTGATTCGGAATCTTTGAAACTTAAAGAGAAGTTTGAAGAATCAAAAAAATATTCAAACGAATTTGCAAATTTTGATCAAGTTTTTTGGAAAGGGCATTTAGAGAATAGCGAAATTATTATTGATTCATTCACGGAATCAATTGAAAAAATTACCGGTTACAAAAAATATGATTTTGCAATTAACAAAGATTTGTGGAAAGATATTGTTCATCCGGACGATTTTGAAAACTTTGATTTAGCATTTACAAATTTCATTAATGATGACAAAGAAAATCTTCGATTAGAATACAGAATAATTTCAAAATCCGGAATAATTGTTTGGATCAGCAACAGAATAAAAAAAATTAAATCAAAAGAAAATTTATTTGAAAATTTTATTGGAATAATTGATAACATAACTGAATCGGTTTTAAGTAAAGAAGAACTTAACAAGAAAATTTCTGAACTTGAAAAACTTAATAATACGAAAGATAAATTCATATCAATAATTTCTCATGATCTAAAAGCTCCCTTTACATCAATAGTTGGATTTGCTGAATTAGGATTTACCCAAACAGATCTAACAGTTGAAGAAATGAAAGAATATTTTGGATATATCACAAACGCATCAATTCATACTTTGGATTTAATAAATAGTTTGCTTGATTGGACAAGATTACAAACCGGAAGATTAGTTATAAAACCAACAACGGTTAATGCAAATTATTTGGTTAGAAAAACCACAGAAATTTTAACTGGATTTGCTGCACAAAAAAATATTTCCGTAAATGTAAAAGTTGATGAGAATATTTTTGTTCAAGCAGATGAAGGAATTTTAACACAAGTTTTTAATAATCTTGTTTCAAACTCAATAAAGTTTACTGAAAAAGGCGGAAGTATAAATATTTCTGCAAGAAAATTAGATGATCAGCAGAAAGTTGAATTCATTGTTAAAGATTCCGGTGTTGGAATTGAGCAAGAAGATATTAAAAAACTTTTTCTAGTTGAAGAAAAACACTCAACTTTAGGTACGGAAGGCGAGCGGGGAACCGGACTTGGATTAAGTTTGGTAAAAGAAATTGTTGAAAAACATAACGGAAAAATTTATGTAAAAAGTGAAGTAAATGTGGGAACAGAATTTATTTTTACAATTCCTATTTCAACACCATCAATTTTATTAATTGATGATAAACAAACTGAAAGAGTTATTTACTCAAAATTAATTGAAAGTTTAACAGACGGAATTTTAGTTTATACTGCATCAAATTTTGAAGAAGCAAAAAAAATTATAAATGATAAAATGCCGATGTTGGTTATTTCTGAAAGCAATATTAACGGAATTAACTCAAGTGATTTTTATAAATTGTTAAATAACAATTCCCCAAGATACATTCCAACATACTTTGTGTTAACAAGAAAAATAAGTAAAGAAGAATTTGATAAGTGCAGAAATATTGGTGTTGACGGTATACAAACAAAACCTATCGAAATAAAACTGCTAAAATCAATTTTAGATACTTTTATTCTTGGAGTAAAATAATCTTAAACTGTAAAAAACTTTCAAAACTATTTTTGTTTTAAAACTATTCCCGTAGAGGGATTTAAAACTATTGATCCGGAAATTGATTTAATAATATCCGGCAGAACAAAATTTTCATCTGCTAAAACTTCCCACCAACCAGAAGGAAGATCAAATTTTAATTCTTGATTTCTATCAGCATTAAAAATTACTATGTAATGCTTATTGTTAAATTTTACTTGGTAAGCTAAAGCAAATTCATTTTTCTTAAAATTTTGGAAGGAATAATCATCGTAATCAGCTTTGCTAAAAACCTTGTGAAATTTTCTGAGTTTTATCAAACCTTTATAATAATTGAGAAGTTCTTTATTCAATTCTGCATGAACAAAATTTATGTAATTTGTGTTGTTATCTTTGTTATAAGTATTGTGATCAATTGTTCCGGCTTCAACATCTTCAATATTTTCATCTAACTCAATAACTTTTGATCTGCCAAATTCTTGGCCTTCGTGAATCATTGTTATACCTTGCGAAGTAAACAAAAATAACGCAGCCAATTTATGTAGTTGTAATTCTTCATGAGAGAGATGAACATTTTTATTAATATTTGTAATTACTTCATCTTTTCTAATTTTTCCCAAACCCAATCTGATAAAATCGCCAAGTGTATATCCATCATGAGATTCCAAATAATTTACGGAGTGTTCCGGTTCTTGAAACAAACCATGTTCTTCATTAATTAAAGTTCCACGCACATAACTTTTAATTCTATCAATATTATTATTTCCGTACCATTTACCAAAAATCCATCCTAAACCATTAAATGGGTTTTCACCTTTTACACCATTTCTAATTTGATCATTCCAGCTTCCCCATTCGCGTAAAGAAAATCCCATTGGATCATAACCACCGCCCCAAGGTTCACAGACAAATACGACGTCCGGATTTATTTTTCTAGCTTCTCTAATTATCGATTCTATAGTTTCCCAGTCAATTAATTTCCCTAAATCAAATCTAAATCCATCAATATGATATTCTTTCATCCAATAAATTATGCTTTCAACAATTAGTCTTCTGAGCATTGGTCTTTCGGTTTTTAGATCATTACCGCAATAACTTTCTGCAATATAATTTCCTTTTTCATCAAGTCTGAAATAATATTGTTTATCAATTTCCTTCAAATTTCCAATTTCATATTCAGATAAATGATTATAAACCACATCCATAATTACTGCAATTTTATTTTTATGGAAAGCTTTAACCATATCTTTGAATTGTTTGACTTGTTCTCCATTTACACCAAGCCATTTACCCCTTGTTAAAACTCCAATATTTTCTGCATAATATGATGCGGGTGCAAAAAAGTTGGATGTCATGTAACCCCAATGATTTCTTTCATACGGATTCCAAGTATTATACTTTCCCGCTAAAGAATCCTTAAAAGGAATTTCACAATAACCATATTCTTGAGATGGCAAAAGTTCAACAGTATTTACACCAAGAGATTTTATATAATTAATTCCGCCTGTAATTTTTTCTTCAACTAAACCTTTATATGTTCCGGGGAAATTAGATCCGGAAGATTTGTGAGAAGTTAAATCTCTAACATGCATTTCGTAAATAATTAATTCTCTCCAATCTCTCTGAATCCAAGTATCATCTTCCCAATCATAATTTTCATTGTAAACAATTGATTTTCTTGGATTTAAATAATCGCTAAAAGTTGCAACAGCTTTTGCATATGGATCAACACACAAAGGTGGAATATTTTTATTTTCAATTTCACTCTCAGAAAAAACTTGGTAAGCATAAAATTTATTTTTCAAATTTTGTTCAACATTAAATTCCCAAACACCGTTTTCGTCTTTTGTCATTTTATAATCTAAAGAATTTGTGTCATCAACTTTTTCAAATATTTTTAAAATAACTTGTTCTGCATTTGGAGCAAAAATTCTAAATGTTGTTTGATTTTCCGAAACAATAGAACCCAATTCTTTATTTGAATACAATGAATTAATTTGATGATGCGAATATTTATGCTTTGATGTATCTGAATTTATAAATTCTCTATTTTCTGAAATATACAACTTACAACCCTCTGTATTTATTTTTGGAATAAGAAGAATAATTGCTGTAAAGGCAAATATTTTTAATTGCGCTTTCATAGACATTATCGTATTAAATTATTTGCAAATTAAATAAAAGTAACAAACCTTACAAGATTTTGTAAAGTTTGTTAAGGGAAAAAAAGTTACAATTTTATTTTTTTAGTAGCGAGTATCAATATTTTCTGATGAAGTAGAAAGCGGGGTAATTTCAAATTCTGCACTATTTCTATAATATGCATTATTGTTTACATGTAAAATTTGAATTCTGTAGTGATGTGAACCTGATAAATTTGATGGAATTTTCCATTCAAAAATGCCGTCATTTTCTGTTGATTCTGCAATTGTCATAACTTTATTAAACTTTCTAATTAAATCGATTTTAACATAGTCAAGATTATCAGTTATAGCCCATTTAATTTTGTAAGTATTATTTTGCTCCCATTTATCTGTGTCCAAAGGACTATGTACTTGTAGTGAGTTTGGATAAAAACTTTCCTCTTTTATTTCTTCATTTGTTGGATTTGTTACCGTATCTCTGCATGAAGCAAGAATTACAAATATTATTAAGAGCAATAATAACGTTTTCATAATTACCTCTAACAAAATTTTTATTTAAAATAAGAATATTTGAACGAATAATAAAGAAAAATTCGAATTAAAAATAGTGAGGAACTATAGTCTCCAGAATTAAAGCGAGTTTTAGGATTTTACTTTCCATTAAATCCGGCATCTCGATATAAACTAAATATATTCCGCTTGCAACCCAAAAATTATGTTCATTTGTTAAATCCCAAGTTATGTATTGAGATTCATTATCTTTATAAATTGTTCTTACTAAATGACCCGCTATATTATAAATTCTTATTTTTGCTCTCTGAGGCAAATTTGAGAATGTAATGAATTTTTCGTATTGACTATTTTCATTTGTATGAGTTGCATAATATGGGTTTGGGAAAACATTAATTTTTTCAATTTCTCTCTTTTGAATTTCATCTTTATTGAATTTGGAACCAGTGGTATTAAATACAAATAAACTATCAATAGATATTGGAGAATTTGAAGAATCAATTATTTCTATATTAATTTGAATTCCGTTTACATAAACTGGTGCATAATCTCCAAATGAATTTTGAATGTGAATTTTATTATTATCAGATAATATGTTACCATTTTTATCAATTAAGTCCCAAGTAGTTTTGCTCCAAAAATCATTAATATTAAATGATATTTTATATTCATTTTCAATTAAACTTTCGGGATTTGCTATTGTGGAAATTATATTTATTGTTTTTTCCGGATCTGTGTAATTATAAATTGTATCACCATAATTTACGCCATAATATTCTACCGAGTTAATTACCTGCGGAATTGCGCTTAATGTGTAAATCTCTGATTCGATAATTTTGGGAACATTCAAAATATTTTTATTTGTTAAATAAAACGAAATACCGAAATAATATTCAGTTCCGTTATTTAAATATTTTCCAGAAAATTTATCGTATTCAATTAAAATATGTCTTTTTATTCCAGAATCATTTGCAATTTTTAAAACTTTGTTTGAATAAAAATTGTTCTCCTCATCATAAATTTCTGATGTAATATTTTTCACTTCGTCAATAATATCAAAATTACCCACAACTTTTGCTTCTTCTTTTACAAAATTTCTGTTAGGAAACTGATAAATTGTATAACCTTGAAATTTGAACAATTGACTATCATAATTTTCGATTTTTGAAACATTGTCAGAATCATACCAAGTAAGAATAATTTGTTTGTCTAATTCAATTTTTTTTAATTCAATAGGAAAACTTACAAGCTGAGATAAGTCCCTAAAATCATTTTCATACAAATATTCTGCAAATTCACAATTATTTTTTAATGATGTAATTGCTTGAAGTCTATCTATGTTTTCATTCCCCCCGGCAACAATTTCCGCAATAATTACTTCTTGTGTATCTCCCGGAGCTATTGTAAACGGACCGCTGTTTATTGCTAATCTACGATCTGCAGGTCCATATTTATCAATACTTTCGTACCATCCAATTTTATTTACTGGGTCACCTGGCACAGAATATTTTGTGGGTTTGTTAGTTAGTGGGTCCAAAATTAAATTTCCAAATACATCAAGTGCCTGCATAATTTTATAAAATTGAAGAGTTCCAAAATCGTAATCACCTATATCTGGATCATCAAAACCAGAATTGAAATTTTTTAATAATCTAACAAATGAAGTCATTTTTAAATTTTTATAACCATTTAATATTTTTCCATTGAATTTTGCTATATCTGTTGAATTACCTTTAACAATAGGTCCTTGTAAAATATTAAAACCAACAGCTGGAACTTCATATCCATAATAATCATCTTGTAATTCGCCATTATAAGCAAAACCTAAGTTTAGATTTGTATCACATCCAACATAATCATCTCCGGCATAACCAACGTCTGGATCGCACCATTGAGAAACATACATTTCTTCAAAGATATTCTTACTTTTATTAATTAAGATAAATTTCTTAAAAAATAACTTTTCTAGAACATCAATGTTTTTATATCCCCAAATTGTAACTTGCATTTCCATTCCCATAGTTGGAGAGCCGTATAATTCTTTTGCTCTATTAGAATCTAAATCATTTGCTACATACCAAAGTGTTTGAGAAGCTCCGGGAATTCCTGGAATATCAATTTCGGGATTATAATTCCCATTATTATCTACATCTTTAAATGGTGCTCCATCTTCCGCTGGCCAGTCATACCAATCTTTTGCATATTGATTTCTTATTTCTCGCTCAGATTTTTTTTCGTCTAAAATTTCATTGCTAATATTTCCAAATTTGTAATCAGGTCTAACTCTGTAAACTCTTACTTTTTCATCATTTGGATCTTGTGCATTTCCAGATTCTAAAACTTTTCCGCCGTATAATCCTTGAGAATATGTGGAACCGCCGACCAATATTTTTCCGTTTACTTTTCCACCCCAAACTAATCCCGATTCAAAAACTACAGCTTTGTTGCTTCCGATTGGATACTCTAAACCGGA
The nucleotide sequence above comes from Ignavibacteriota bacterium. Encoded proteins:
- a CDS encoding pullulanase, yielding MKAQLKIFAFTAIILLIPKINTEGCKLYISENREFINSDTSKHKYSHHQINSLYSNKELGSIVSENQTTFRIFAPNAEQVILKIFEKVDDTNSLDYKMTKDENGVWEFNVEQNLKNKFYAYQVFSESEIENKNIPPLCVDPYAKAVATFSDYLNPRKSIVYNENYDWEDDTWIQRDWRELIIYEMHVRDLTSHKSSGSNFPGTYKGLVEEKITGGINYIKSLGVNTVELLPSQEYGYCEIPFKDSLAGKYNTWNPYERNHWGYMTSNFFAPASYYAENIGVLTRGKWLGVNGEQVKQFKDMVKAFHKNKIAVIMDVVYNHLSEYEIGNLKEIDKQYYFRLDEKGNYIAESYCGNDLKTERPMLRRLIVESIIYWMKEYHIDGFRFDLGKLIDWETIESIIREARKINPDVVFVCEPWGGGYDPMGFSLREWGSWNDQIRNGVKGENPFNGLGWIFGKWYGNNNIDRIKSYVRGTLINEEHGLFQEPEHSVNYLESHDGYTLGDFIRLGLGKIRKDEVITNINKNVHLSHEELQLHKLAALFLFTSQGITMIHEGQEFGRSKVIELDENIEDVEAGTIDHNTYNKDNNTNYINFVHAELNKELLNYYKGLIKLRKFHKVFSKADYDDYSFQNFKKNEFALAYQVKFNNKHYIVIFNADRNQELKFDLPSGWWEVLADENFVLPDIIKSISGSIVLNPSTGIVLKQK
- a CDS encoding PAS domain S-box protein, with product MQSNSEIEKFIERANINLHNLFEVLPVGAIFISEKWNVISINSIAQKIICQNKDIQIDKDANIFSHYFLSSILPLNKILGLKSGNNFEEEINELTNIQNSSEKIFIKGISFIEENNFKGGLLLFQKVNINSENNFDVSNQYSISQLLRNICSCYLIADLSGKIILRTDSNDTCSENINSSGNTIESIFNNEQNIIIKKFIERAIAENSNQNFELIFYSDIETFTYKTVIVPLNNNKGDVISLLFLFKEKNYLNNDTAEYLSNAKELQIYKTFTSAGSEAFFKTNLNGIITYWSNNAELLFIKKNDDVVDQFLEEIFPELNKNNFDKLRSELITLGSWEGELKHLINGTEFAAKTKVKLHKTNRFSELLFYCDKVNVQLQKLNYAKEEENNFFRETVLKSYEMILQANPYGTILFANEKFCNIFGYELDEIRGIAFLDLVDRSYRLENDLSDFSTAVYKKSFEHLPMITKLGKMLDIKSNTNISLSGTNLKYFTIYLSVIDYGKQLDSEISETLLENFPGAIAVLKHNFIIELNKTFEELIGSKLYLLNNGISKIINPNFKEEFEKFIIDEKQKHHENLIPIITEDGKEIEVRFEKIYINKEKNIVVLSIDSESLKLKEKFEESKKYSNEFANFDQVFWKGHLENSEIIIDSFTESIEKITGYKKYDFAINKDLWKDIVHPDDFENFDLAFTNFINDDKENLRLEYRIISKSGIIVWISNRIKKIKSKENLFENFIGIIDNITESVLSKEELNKKISELEKLNNTKDKFISIISHDLKAPFTSIVGFAELGFTQTDLTVEEMKEYFGYITNASIHTLDLINSLLDWTRLQTGRLVIKPTTVNANYLVRKTTEILTGFAAQKNISVNVKVDENIFVQADEGILTQVFNNLVSNSIKFTEKGGSINISARKLDDQQKVEFIVKDSGVGIEQEDIKKLFLVEEKHSTLGTEGERGTGLGLSLVKEIVEKHNGKIYVKSEVNVGTEFIFTIPISTPSILLIDDKQTERVIYSKLIESLTDGILVYTASNFEEAKKIINDKMPMLVISESNINGINSSDFYKLLNNNSPRYIPTYFVLTRKISKEEFDKCRNIGVDGIQTKPIEIKLLKSILDTFILGVK
- a CDS encoding SDR family NAD(P)-dependent oxidoreductase — protein: MKMLKNKIVFITGASSGIGKACAFAFAEQGAKLIISARRANIIEKVADEIRTNYKVEVFAHKLDVKNKKEVEWTINSLPNEWKKIDILVNNAGLAQGMAKIYEDDINNWEAMIDTNIKGLLYVTRSIVPGMVERKSGHVINIGSTAGHEAYPKGHVYCATKHAVNGITKSLRMDVVDKNIRVSTVDPGAVETNFSNIRFFGDKEKAKNMYKGIIPLVAEDVAEAVLFCATRPAHANIAEIIMMPTQQASAIVFHRTE
- the pckA gene encoding phosphoenolpyruvate carboxykinase (ATP) encodes the protein MSGIDLNKYGITSTKQIFYNLSFDELFDHETNPNLQGYEKAYLTELGAVNVMTGVFTGRSPKDKYIVKDETTKDTIWWTSDKAKNDNKPITTEVWYDLKKTVTDQLSNKDLYVVDAFCGANEDSRLKVRFIMEVAWQAHFVTNMFIRPTEEELKNFGEPDFVIMNGSKTSNAKWQEHKLNSEVFTVFNLTEKMQVIGGTWYGGEMKKGMFAMMNYYLPLRGISSMHCSANKGKEGDVAIFFGLSGTGKTTLSTDPKRELIGDDEHGWDDDGVFNFEGGCYAKTINLDIESEPDIYAAIKRDALLENVTVDENGKIDFNDGSVTNNTRVSYPIYHINNIVKPISKAGHATKVIFLTADAYGVMPPVSKLSPDQTKYHFLSGFTAKLAGTERGVTSPQPTFSACFGKAFLSLHPTKYGEELVKKMEKHGSEAYLVNTGWNGSGKRISIKDTRAIIDAILDGSIEKSETKQIPIFNFTVPTFLHDVDPKILDPRDTYANPQDWENKAKELAGLFIKNFEQYTDNEEGKNLVAAGPQL
- a CDS encoding T9SS type A sorting domain-containing protein; translated protein: MKSKIFLLASMIMFTSNLLIYPYNDSLKKIKKTNIKAHYSKFNINNISTFIYNDGNSDIHPNGNSGLEYPIGSNKAVVFESGLVWGGKVNGKILVGGSTYSQGLYGGKVLESGNAQDPNDEKVRVYRVRPDYKFGNISNEILDEKKSEREIRNQYAKDWYDWPAEDGAPFKDVDNNGNYNPEIDIPGIPGASQTLWYVANDLDSNRAKELYGSPTMGMEMQVTIWGYKNIDVLEKLFFKKFILINKSKNIFEEMYVSQWCDPDVGYAGDDYVGCDTNLNLGFAYNGELQDDYYGYEVPAVGFNILQGPIVKGNSTDIAKFNGKILNGYKNLKMTSFVRLLKNFNSGFDDPDIGDYDFGTLQFYKIMQALDVFGNLILDPLTNKPTKYSVPGDPVNKIGWYESIDKYGPADRRLAINSGPFTIAPGDTQEVIIAEIVAGGNENIDRLQAITSLKNNCEFAEYLYENDFRDLSQLVSFPIELKKIELDKQIILTWYDSDNVSKIENYDSQLFKFQGYTIYQFPNRNFVKEEAKVVGNFDIIDEVKNITSEIYDEENNFYSNKVLKIANDSGIKRHILIEYDKFSGKYLNNGTEYYFGISFYLTNKNILNVPKIIESEIYTLSAIPQVINSVEYYGVNYGDTIYNYTDPEKTINIISTIANPESLIENEYKISFNINDFWSKTTWDLIDKNGNILSDNNKIHIQNSFGDYAPVYVNGIQINIEIIDSSNSPISIDSLFVFNTTGSKFNKDEIQKREIEKINVFPNPYYATHTNENSQYEKFITFSNLPQRAKIRIYNIAGHLVRTIYKDNESQYITWDLTNEHNFWVASGIYLVYIEMPDLMESKILKLALILETIVPHYF